The Desulfovibrio fairfieldensis sequence TCCAGCGGGAGCTGGAATATCTGTTTGTCCATTATACAGGGCGCCCGAGCCCGGTGTTCCACTGCGCCAATCTCAGCCGCATGCTGGGCGGGGCCCGGATCTGGCTCAAGCGCGAGGATCTGAATCATCTGGGCGCGCACAAGATCAACAATACGCTGGGGCAGTGCCTGCTGGCCAAACGCATGGGCAAAAAGCGGGTCATTGCCGAAACCGGGGCCGGGCAGCATGGTGTGGCCACGGCGGCGGGCGCGGCGCTCATGGGGCTGGAATGCACCATCTGCATGGGCGAAGTGGATATCGAACGCCAGCATCTGAATGTGATCCGCATGGAAATGCTCGGCGCGCGCGTGCTGCCCGCCAAAAGCGGCCAGCGCACGCTCAAGGAAGCCGTGGATGAAGCTCTGGCCGTGTGGATTGACGATCCGGAGATGTTCTATGTGCTGGGCTCGGCGGTGGGACCGCACCCATATCCTTATATGGTGCGCCACTTCCAGTCCGTGATCGGGCGCGAGGCCCGCGCCCAGATGCTGGAGGAACTGGGCCGCCTGCCCGATGCCTGCCTGGCCTGCGTGGGCGGCGGCTCCAATGCCATCGGCCTGTTCGCGGGTTTTCTGGACGACGCGGACGTGCGGCTCGTGGGCGTGGAGCCCGGCGGGCGCGGCACGGCCTACGGCGAGCATGCGGCCTCCCTCTGCCTGGGCGAGCCGGGCGTGCTGCACGGCTTTAATTCCTATATGATCAAGAATGCGCAGGGCGAGGCCGGGGAAGTCTACTCCATTTCCGCCGGGCTGGATTATCCTTCTGTGGGCCCGGAACATGCCCAGCTCAAGGATATGGGCCGGGCGGAATATGTCAGCGTCACGGACCGGGAAGCCCTGGACGCCTTTTTCGCGCTGTCCCGGCATGAAGGCGTGATTCCGGCTCTGGAGTCCTCGCATGCCCTAGCCCAGGCCATCAAGATGGCCCCGTCCATGTCCGCGGACACGGTGCTGCTGGTCAGCCTTTCGGGCCGCGGGGACAAAGACGTGGCCCAGGTGGCCGAGCTGATGCGCAAGGAGAATGCCTGAGGCGGAGAGGGCTTCGGATGTTCCTTGCGGAGGCGCATATGCGCGTTGTAATTTTAGGCGGCACGGGCTTTATCGGCTCGGCCCTGGTCAAGGCCCTGCTCCGGGCCGGACATGATGTGACGGTGAGCAGTCGCCGCGTCCGTCCCCAAGAGGACGGCGGACCGGCATACGCCCGGTGGGACGGCCAAAGCCCGCAGGCCCTGGCGGAAATCTGCAAGGGCGCGGCGGCTGTGGTCAATCTGCTGGGCGAGAATATCGGCGCCGGGCGCTGGACTGTTGCCCGGCGTGAAGCCATTATACAGAGCCGCGTCCGCGCGGGAGAAGCCGTGAGCGCTGCGTTCGCCCTGCTGGACAAGGCTGGGGATGCGTTGCCGAAAACCCTGATCCAGGCTTCTGCTTCGGGCTGGTACGGGCTCTGGCCCGATCTGGCGACGGCCCCTGACTGCACGGAAGACGCCCCTGCGGGGTCGGGCTTTCTGGCTGAAGTTGTCCGCCGCTGGGAGGCATCGTCCGCGCCGGTGGAAGCTCTAGGCGTGCGCCGGGTCCGTATCCGCACCGCACCGGTGCTGGGCAAGGGCGGCGGGGTCTTGGCCAGGATGCTGCCCCTGTACCGCTGGGGCCTGGGCGGCCCGGCGGGCACTGGCCGCCAGCCCTTTCCCTGGATTCATCTGGACGATGAAGCCGGGGCCATTGTCTTTTTACTGGAGCATCCGGAGATCAGCGGCCCCTGCAATCTCTGCGCGCCGGAGCGGACCGACGCGGCGGGCTTTGCCCGCGCTCTGGGCGGGGTGCTGCATCGCCCGGCGTTCTTGCGGGTGCCCGCCGTTGTCCTGCGGCTGGCCTTGGGACAAATGGCCGAGGAATTGCTGCTCAACGGCCAGCGCTACGCGCCGCGCAAGCTGCTGGAAGCGGGCTATGTCTTCCGCTATCCCAATTTGGACGGAGCGCTGGCGGCCTGCGTGTAAGCGTCTAGCGCTCTCCCGGATATAACAACAGCGGGGTTCAGATCCGTCTGAACCCCGCTTTCATGATCAACGCTGCCAGCTTATAAAGCTACTTGGCCGCCACCTTGCCGGAGAGCATCTTGTGCTCGCCGGTCAGAGTGCGCAGGAAGGCCACGATCAGGTCGCGGTCGCTCTGGGGCACGTCCAGACCGGCGCAATAGACGCCCATGATCCGCACGGCTTCATCCAGCGTGTCCACGGTGCCGTCATGCAGATACGGGCCGGTCAGCTCGATATTGCGCAGATTGGGCACCTTGAAGCGGCGCATGTCCACGTCGCTCTTGGTATGGTTGTAGCGGCCCTTGTCCGAACCCAGTTCCTTGCCGTTGCGGTTGTCGGCGAAATAGTCCTTTTTCAGGTCCATGTATTCGTAGGACTGGCCGCCTACGCTCTTGCCCACATGGCAGGAGGCGCAACGGTAGGCCTTGAAGCGGTTGTAGCCCTGCACTTCCTGGGCGCTGAGGGCCTTGTCGTCGCCGCGCAGCCACTTGTCGAAACGGCTGTCCGGCGTGATCAGGGTCTTTTCGTACTCGGCGATGGCGTCGGTGATGTTCTTGCCGCTCCAGCCGTCGGGATAGACGGCCGTGAACTCTGCGGTCAGGGCAGCGTCCCGGGACAGGCGGCCGATGATTTCCTCCCAGTTCTTGCTGCCCATTTCAATGGGATTCATGGGCGGGCCGCCCGCCTGTTCCTGCAGGTCGGCCGCGCGGCCGTCCCAGAACTGGGCCAGATTGAAGGCCGCGTTGAACACCGTGGGCGGGTTCACGTCGCCGAACTGCTTGCGCACGCCTTCGGAGAAGCGCTGGTGGTCCGTGCCGCCCCGGTCATAAAAGTGGCAACCGGCGCAGGACAGCGTGCTGTCCGTGGAAAGGCGCTTGTCATTGAACAGCTTGTCGCCCAGGGCCACCTTTTTGGCGTCGGCCTTGATCAAGCGCGGCAGAGGCTGCAAGGGCTCGTTGGCGCGTTTGGGCGCGGCGTCGGTGGCATAGTGGGCCTTGCGCGAGGTCTTCACCCAGTCCAGGATGTCCTTCTTGTCCCGGTCCGAAAGGCGGCTGCCCCAGTGCACCACCGCGAACTTGGCCGGAGGCATGGTATCATTGACGATCACCCATTCCATTTTCGCCAGTACGGTTTCGCCGATGGGTTTGCCCTTGTTCTGGATCAGCTCCACATTAAGGTCCATGGCGCGGATGCCGTCTCGGTAGTCTTTTTCAATGATCTGGCGGATGCCCGGCACTTTGGCGTAAAACGGCAGGTCATAGCCGCGGGTGTGACAGGCCATGCACTTGTCCTGCACAACCTGGGAAACCTTGGCGAACTTGGCCATGGGCGGCATGCCGCCGGACGCCGTTTCACCGGTGGGCGCGGCCGACGCGGGCCCGCTGAGCAGTGCGACCATCCCCAAAGCGGCCGCTGCGGCACAGGAAATCCTCATACCCATTCCTCCCTGTTGGTGTGGGTTGCAGTTGTGTCCATCTTCACAATCCTTGTTCTTTTGTCAAGAAAAATTATCAATACTGAATAGAGGGGCAAAGCCTGCCGGCATGGCACAGGCCGCAACTTGCCGGTATCGTATCCGGATGCCCCGCATGTTGCCGCTCCGGCAGCTCAAAAATTTTTAAACCGTCCCGGACAGGCGCCACAACCCCGGAAACAGGCTCTACTAGGACATGAGGAGCATGTTTTTCCAGGCCGCGCAAAAAAATTTAAAAAAAAATTTTCATCGTGAAAAAATTTAACAGGCTGATTTTATGGTCAAAATTTTTTGACACCATTTTTCCCGCCCTAAAGAGTAAAAATTTTTGCACGAATAGACTTGCAATGCAGGCGGGGATTTCTTAAATTCAGCTCGCGGCGGGAAACCGCCCCACAGGCGTTTCCGTTACGACAACTCGTTCCCCATACCGGGGAGCAAAAGAAAGGAAGGTTAACCATGAAAAAGATCGCTACGCTTCTGTTGGCGGCGGGCTTGGTGTTCGGTGCTGCTACCGGCGCCAGCGCCATTGATTTCAAGGCCAAAGGCCAGTGGATCATGAGCTTCGACTATGGCCAGAACGGCAATTTCACCGGCGGTAATGGTCAGACCGGCTACAACGGCAAGGAAGACGACTTTGAAGCCCGCCAGCGTGTGCGTCTGCAGTTGGACGCCGTGGCTTCCGAGTCCCTGTCCGGCACGGTCTTCTTTGAAATCGGCGACACAATGTGGGGGCAGGAAAAAAGCGGCGGCGCGTTGGGCGCGGACGGCAAGATCGTTGAGGTAAAGCGCGCTTACATCGACTGGATGGTGCCCCAGACCGACCTGAAGGTGCGTATGGGCATCCAGGGTGTGGCCCTGCCCAGCTTCACCACCGGCAGCACCGTGCTCAACGACGACGTGGCCGGCATCACCGCCTCCTACCAGTTCAACGAAAACGTGGGCCTGACCGCCCTGTGGGCGCGTGCCTACAATGACAACTACCCCGGCGGGAATTGGTTCGACGGCAACCGTATGCGCCCCGGCCATGCCAACTATATGGACAATCTGGACGCCTTTGCCCTGCTGGTGCCCCTGACCTTTGAGGGCGTAAAAGTGACCCCCTGGGGCATGTATGCGGCCATCGGCCCCAATACTTTCAGGGCTGAAAATGGGAGTAACCGTGATCCCTTCGGCAATATCGACAATATGGGCACTTCCAAAGGCTATGTAAGCGCCGGTATGCTGCCCGTGGGCGGCGCCATGCATCGGGATGGCACGAACGCCAACGGTGAACGCCGTCTGAGCTCCTATGGCGACGCCTGGTGGGGTGGCCTGACCGGCGAAGTGACCCTGTGGGATCCCTTCCGCTTTGCCTGGGATTTCAACTACGGTTCTGTGACCTGGCAGGATGACGGCCGCCTGAACCGTCAGGGCTGGCTGGCCTCCCTGCTCTTTGAATACAAACTGGATTGGGCCACTCCCGGTCTGTACGGCTGGTACGGTTCCGGTGACGACAGCAACCCGGCCAACGGTTCCGAGCGCATGCCCACTCTCAGCGCCAACAACACCAACGGATTCTCCAACTTCGCCTTTGACGGCGATCCCTATATCGCCCGCGACGCGGCCATCGGTCACGGCATGGGCGGTACCTGGGGCATCGGCGCGCGCTTGAAGGATATGAGCTTTGTGGAAGACCTCAAGCACACCTTGCGCGTGAACTACATCGGCGGCACCAATAGCCCGACCATGGCCAAGAAGATGAGCCTCAACGGCATGGCTGCCAATGGCTATACCTATGATCCTGATCAGTTCGCCAATGTGGGTCGTGAAGCCATGTACCTAACCACCATGGACAGCGCTCTGGAAGTCGGCCTGACCAACAGCTACCAGATGTACGAAAACTTCGTCATCAATGTGGAAGCCGACTACATCGCCCTCTGGCTGGATCATAGCCGCTCCGTGTGGGGCAACAGCAAGATGAACGGCAAGAGCGACCAGGAGCGCGACGCCTGGAACATCAACGCCAGCTTCGTGTACTCCTTCTAGCTCGCGAAAGACGGCACGGCACTCAACAAAGGGGAGCCCACAAGGCTCCCCTTTTCGTATGGATTTTACGCATTCCGACGGCACACGTAGGCGCTTATATAAAAAAAGAGCCGCGGATCCCCTGAAATCCGCGGCTCTTAACATAACAAGCTATGCAAGGCGCTTACACGTTGTAATCGCCCCGGTTGAATTTGAATTTTTCCGTGGCGGTCATCACTTCCAGCTCGTTCAGCAACGAATCGAAACCGGGGTTTTGGCCGCGCACGCCGGCTGTGCCCTGCTTGAGCTGGGCCACTTGGCCGTCGATGCCCTGCAACAGGGCATAGGCGTCGCGCAGGGAACCCGCGCCAGAGGACGAGCCCAGGGTTTTGGCATAGGAATCCCAGAGATCCAGCGTGCCGGAGGCCTGATTGAAGGCTTCCTGCAAAATCTCCGCGTCGGGATCGGCAGCCTGGCTCTGTCCCGCGCCGTTCAACAGCATCTGGCTGATCATCCCGGCCTGCGCCGCTCCGGGTGAGAGCGGGCTGGCAGCGGCATTGGCCTGTTCCGCGCCGGTTCCCAGCTGCTGGGCCAGAATGGCGTCAAAACCGCCGCTCTGGCCGGTCTGCCTGCGAGCCGTCGTTGCCTGCTGCTCCTGTTGGCGCAGCAAGGCTTCCAATTGTTCGGTATTAATTTCCATAATCGCCTCCAGGGTTGGCGTTCATTCCGCACATGCAAGATCTCTGCCACAGGAGGATAGACAGCTAACATGTTGTTTTTTCAGCCTTCATCCCTATAAAGAAGGAAAAAATTTCCCGTGTCCGAAGCATATGCTTTGTAAAAGCCCTTGTCTATTATTCAAAAAAACTCTATGCTTTTATACAAGTTACAGGGTTAAAGCGTCCGGTTTCAAGCCGGGCGCGCCTTCGGCTAGGGCGGGGGAAATTTTCCGCCCCTGCCGGGAGCTCCCCAGTCACACTAGCAGCCCGCAGGGGAAATGGAGCTTGCCATGAAGGAAATCAAGAAGATTCTTTGCGCTGTGGACCTCTCCGAGCACAGCAAGGCCGTGGCCGAATACGCGGTCCTGCTTGCCAAGGGTTTGGGGGCCAGCGTCCTCGTCGTGTATACGGCTCCCTCGCTGAGCCAATATGTGGGTTTTCATGTACCGCCCAATACCATTGAGAACTTCGTGGGTGAAATTGTCACCGGCGCGGAAAAGTCCATGGAGGCCTTCGTGGCCGAGAACTTCGCCGGCGTGGAAGCCAAGGGCCAGGTGCTCATCGGCTACGCGGCCGAGGAAATTCTGAACCGCGCCCATGAGGAAAAGGTGGACATCATTGTCATGGGTACCCACGGCCGCAAGGGCATTGACCGCATCCTTTTCGGTTCCGTCGCCGAAAAGGTGGTCAAGAATGCCGACATGCCCGTGCTGACCATCCGTCCCGCAGAACCCATCGGGGAATAATCCGCCGTGACGGCGACGGGGACCTTTTCCCGCCGCCACGCAACGCCTGCCAGCCGCCGCGCCAGCGGCGGCTTTTTTTGGGGTGACCATGTCCGAGATCAGCGTGCGCCCACACATCCGGGAGCTCGACGCCTACGTGCCGGGGCTTTCCATTGCGGAAATCCAGCAAAAATACGGCCTTTCCCAGGTCATCAAAATGGCCAGCAATGAAAACCCGTTGGGGGCCTCGCCTCTGGCCCAGGAAGCCGTGCGCCGCCACGCGCCGTTTCTGTTCCGCTATCCCCAGGGCGGCAATCCGCGTCTGGTCCAGGCCCTGGCCGGACTGCACGGGGTGGACCCGTGCCGGGTAGCCGTGGGCAACGGCTCCGATGAAATCATTGATCTGCTGATCCGCATCCTGGCCGAACCGGGCAAACATTCCCTGGCCTGCTTTGAGCCCTGCTTCAGCATTTACCCCATCCAAGGCCGGATTTCCGGCGTGGAGGTCCGCCGCTGCCCGCTGGAAAAGGATTTTTCCTTCAATTTCGACGCCCTGCTCGACCTGGTGGACCAGAGCACCCGCCTGGTTTTCGTGACCACCCCGGACAATCCCTCAGGTTACTGCCCGCCGCGCGAGGCTGTGGCGGACCTGGCCCGGCGTTTGGCCGGGCTCGCGCCGGACTGCCTGCTGGTAGTGGACGAGGCCTATATGGATTTTGCCGAGGACGAGGCAAGCGCATCCCTCCTGGCCTCGGACATGCTGCCGGACAACACGGCCGTTCTGCGCACCTTCTCCAAAAGCTGGGGCCTGGCCGGGCTGCGCCTGGGCTACGGGGTGCTGCCGCCCGCTCTGGCCGAATATTTCTGGCGGGCGCGCCTGCCCTTCTCCGTCAACATCCTGGCGGAAGAGGCGGCGCTGGCCGCCCTGTCGGACACGGCCTTCCGCCGGGCGACTCTGGACGCTGTGCGCCAGGGACGCGCCACGCTGCGCGACGGCCTTACGAAGTTGGGTTGCGCTGTCTGGCCCAGCGCGGCCAATTTTCTGCTTTTCCAACTGCCTCCGGGCGCGGGTACGGCCAGGGACTGCTTTGAGGCCCTGCTCCGGCGCGGCATCATCATCCGCCCGCTGAACAGTTATCATCTGCCGGAGCACTTGCGCGTCAGCGTGGGCGACGCCAAAGAAAACGCGACCTTTCTTGCCGCCATGCGCGACATTCTGACCGGGTCCGAAGGGAGGCGCGCATGAGCGGACGTCTGCCGGTGGTGACGCTGGACGGCCCCGCGGGCGTAGGCAAGACCACCCTGGCCCGACGCATGGCCGAAAGCCTAGGCCTGGCCTATCTGGATACCGGGGCCATGTTCCGTTGCCTGGCCCTCAAACTGGGCCCCGGCGCGGAGCATCTGCCCGAGGACGAACTGCGCGAGCGTTGCGGCCAGTGGACTTTCAGCATCGCGGGCAGGGGCCAGAGCGCCACGCTGTTCTGCAACGGCCAGGCCGTGCGCGGCGAAGTGCGCACTGAAGAAGTGGGCATGTTGGCCGCGCGCATCGGCACAGTGCCGGTGGTGCGCGATGTGCTGCGTCGGGCGCAGCGGGCCATGGGCGAACACTCGCCCTTGGTGGCGGAGGGCCGGGATATGGGCACTGTGGTCTTTCCGGATGCGCGCTTCAAGTTTTTTCTGGACGCCGCCCCCGAAGTGCGCGCCATGCGCCGCCTGCGCGACCTGGAAAACCGGGGCGAGCATGCGGAACTGACCGCCCTGACCGAACAGATCCGGCAGCGCGACGCCCTGGACCGCAATCGAACTGTGGCCCCTCTGCGCCCGGCTGCGGATGCCTTGATTGTGGATACATCCCAGCTGGATATTGAAGGTGTTTTGGGCGTGATGTTGCACTATATCAATGTGCACGGCGGCATGCAGGCCTTATCCTCACAGGCGAAATAGGGAAAGGCGTTTTATCCCTTGTTCTGCTGTCGCCGTCCAGGCGGACCTCGACGGCACCTCTGCGGTTTCCATTAATTATTACTATCCGGCGAATGGTAAGATTTCGGGACTCCAGCGCAACAGTTGAAATGAAGATTTCCTTTCCGCTGTTTCCCCTTCTTCGTCGCCGTTTCCTATAAAGGCTTGGCCCTGGAGCCATCTTTGGCCCATTTCTATGACTCGGGGCGTTACCTTGGACGACCGCGTGCAGATGTTGCGTTTCCGGCAGCATCGTAGGC is a genomic window containing:
- the trpB gene encoding tryptophan synthase subunit beta, which produces MSQQSALSGKPDSRGFFGAYGGQYVPEPVRARLDELAGAFDAALNDASFQRELEYLFVHYTGRPSPVFHCANLSRMLGGARIWLKREDLNHLGAHKINNTLGQCLLAKRMGKKRVIAETGAGQHGVATAAGAALMGLECTICMGEVDIERQHLNVIRMEMLGARVLPAKSGQRTLKEAVDEALAVWIDDPEMFYVLGSAVGPHPYPYMVRHFQSVIGREARAQMLEELGRLPDACLACVGGGSNAIGLFAGFLDDADVRLVGVEPGGRGTAYGEHAASLCLGEPGVLHGFNSYMIKNAQGEAGEVYSISAGLDYPSVGPEHAQLKDMGRAEYVSVTDREALDAFFALSRHEGVIPALESSHALAQAIKMAPSMSADTVLLVSLSGRGDKDVAQVAELMRKENA
- a CDS encoding TIGR01777 family oxidoreductase; protein product: MRVVILGGTGFIGSALVKALLRAGHDVTVSSRRVRPQEDGGPAYARWDGQSPQALAEICKGAAAVVNLLGENIGAGRWTVARREAIIQSRVRAGEAVSAAFALLDKAGDALPKTLIQASASGWYGLWPDLATAPDCTEDAPAGSGFLAEVVRRWEASSAPVEALGVRRVRIRTAPVLGKGGGVLARMLPLYRWGLGGPAGTGRQPFPWIHLDDEAGAIVFLLEHPEISGPCNLCAPERTDAAGFARALGGVLHRPAFLRVPAVVLRLALGQMAEELLLNGQRYAPRKLLEAGYVFRYPNLDGALAACV
- a CDS encoding cytochrome c peroxidase, translating into MRISCAAAAALGMVALLSGPASAAPTGETASGGMPPMAKFAKVSQVVQDKCMACHTRGYDLPFYAKVPGIRQIIEKDYRDGIRAMDLNVELIQNKGKPIGETVLAKMEWVIVNDTMPPAKFAVVHWGSRLSDRDKKDILDWVKTSRKAHYATDAAPKRANEPLQPLPRLIKADAKKVALGDKLFNDKRLSTDSTLSCAGCHFYDRGGTDHQRFSEGVRKQFGDVNPPTVFNAAFNLAQFWDGRAADLQEQAGGPPMNPIEMGSKNWEEIIGRLSRDAALTAEFTAVYPDGWSGKNITDAIAEYEKTLITPDSRFDKWLRGDDKALSAQEVQGYNRFKAYRCASCHVGKSVGGQSYEYMDLKKDYFADNRNGKELGSDKGRYNHTKSDVDMRRFKVPNLRNIELTGPYLHDGTVDTLDEAVRIMGVYCAGLDVPQSDRDLIVAFLRTLTGEHKMLSGKVAAK
- a CDS encoding outer membrane homotrimeric porin encodes the protein MKKIATLLLAAGLVFGAATGASAIDFKAKGQWIMSFDYGQNGNFTGGNGQTGYNGKEDDFEARQRVRLQLDAVASESLSGTVFFEIGDTMWGQEKSGGALGADGKIVEVKRAYIDWMVPQTDLKVRMGIQGVALPSFTTGSTVLNDDVAGITASYQFNENVGLTALWARAYNDNYPGGNWFDGNRMRPGHANYMDNLDAFALLVPLTFEGVKVTPWGMYAAIGPNTFRAENGSNRDPFGNIDNMGTSKGYVSAGMLPVGGAMHRDGTNANGERRLSSYGDAWWGGLTGEVTLWDPFRFAWDFNYGSVTWQDDGRLNRQGWLASLLFEYKLDWATPGLYGWYGSGDDSNPANGSERMPTLSANNTNGFSNFAFDGDPYIARDAAIGHGMGGTWGIGARLKDMSFVEDLKHTLRVNYIGGTNSPTMAKKMSLNGMAANGYTYDPDQFANVGREAMYLTTMDSALEVGLTNSYQMYENFVINVEADYIALWLDHSRSVWGNSKMNGKSDQERDAWNINASFVYSF
- a CDS encoding universal stress protein, with the translated sequence MKEIKKILCAVDLSEHSKAVAEYAVLLAKGLGASVLVVYTAPSLSQYVGFHVPPNTIENFVGEIVTGAEKSMEAFVAENFAGVEAKGQVLIGYAAEEILNRAHEEKVDIIVMGTHGRKGIDRILFGSVAEKVVKNADMPVLTIRPAEPIGE
- the hisC gene encoding histidinol-phosphate transaminase, with protein sequence MSEISVRPHIRELDAYVPGLSIAEIQQKYGLSQVIKMASNENPLGASPLAQEAVRRHAPFLFRYPQGGNPRLVQALAGLHGVDPCRVAVGNGSDEIIDLLIRILAEPGKHSLACFEPCFSIYPIQGRISGVEVRRCPLEKDFSFNFDALLDLVDQSTRLVFVTTPDNPSGYCPPREAVADLARRLAGLAPDCLLVVDEAYMDFAEDEASASLLASDMLPDNTAVLRTFSKSWGLAGLRLGYGVLPPALAEYFWRARLPFSVNILAEEAALAALSDTAFRRATLDAVRQGRATLRDGLTKLGCAVWPSAANFLLFQLPPGAGTARDCFEALLRRGIIIRPLNSYHLPEHLRVSVGDAKENATFLAAMRDILTGSEGRRA
- the cmk gene encoding (d)CMP kinase, with product MSGRLPVVTLDGPAGVGKTTLARRMAESLGLAYLDTGAMFRCLALKLGPGAEHLPEDELRERCGQWTFSIAGRGQSATLFCNGQAVRGEVRTEEVGMLAARIGTVPVVRDVLRRAQRAMGEHSPLVAEGRDMGTVVFPDARFKFFLDAAPEVRAMRRLRDLENRGEHAELTALTEQIRQRDALDRNRTVAPLRPAADALIVDTSQLDIEGVLGVMLHYINVHGGMQALSSQAK